From Pogona vitticeps strain Pit_001003342236 chromosome ZW-PAR, PviZW2.1, whole genome shotgun sequence, one genomic window encodes:
- the NRARP gene encoding notch-regulated ankyrin repeat-containing protein encodes MSGGPAELSTCPAPQPPPPAPPPPPSQRVFQEAVRKGNTQELQSLLQSMSSCEFNVNSFGPEGQTALHQSVIDGNLELVKLLVKFGADIRLANRDGWSALHIAAFGGHQDIVLYLITKAKYSASGGSR; translated from the coding sequence ATGAGCGGCGGCCCGGCGGAGCTCTCCACCTGCCCGGCCCCCCAACCGCCCCCCCCGGCGCCCCCTCCGCCTCCCAGCCAGCGGGTCTTCCAGGAGGCGGTGCGCAAGGGGAACACCCAGGAGCTGCAGTCGCTGCTGCAGAGCATGAGCAGCTGCGAGTTCAACGTCAACTCCTTCGGGCCGGAGGGGCAGACGGCCCTCCACCAGTCGGTCATCGACGGCAATCTCGAACTGGTCAAGCTGCTGGTCAAGTTCGGCGCCGACATCCGGCTGGCCAACCGGGACGGCTGGAGCGCCCTCCACATCGCCGCCTTCGGGGGCCACCAGGACATCGTCCTCTACCTGATCACCAAGGCCAAGTACTCCGCCTCGGGCGGCAGCCGGTGA